From a single Nicotiana tabacum cultivar K326 chromosome 8, ASM71507v2, whole genome shotgun sequence genomic region:
- the LOC107807226 gene encoding aquaporin TIP1-2, whose amino-acid sequence MPISKITLGNLAEASQPDALKAALAEFISMLIFVFAGEGSGMAFGKLTNGGAATPAGLISAAIAHAFALFVAVSVGANISGGHVNPAVTFGAFVGGHITLFRSVLYWIAQLLGSVVACVLLKFATGGLETSAFALSTGVTPWNAVVFEIVMTFGLVYTVYATAVDPKRGNLGIIAPIAIGFIVGANILAGGAFDGASMNPAVSFGPAVVSWTWNSHWVYWLGPFVGAATAALVYEIIFIGDNTHEQLPTADY is encoded by the exons ATGCCGATTTCAAAAATTACCCTCGGAAATTTAGCAGAGGCTAGCCAGCCTGATGCTCTCAAGGCTGCACTAGCTGAGTTCATTTCAATGCTCATCTTTGTTTTTGCCGGTGAAGGCTCTGGCATGGCCTTCG GTAAGCTAACAAATGGAGGAGCAGCCACGCCTGCTGGATTGATTTCGGcggctatagcccatgcctttgcCCTTTTTGTGGCAGTTTCAGTAGGAGCAAACATTTCTGGAGGTCATGTAAATCCTGCGGTCACATTTGGTGCTTTCGTGGGAGGTCACATTACCCTTTTCAGGAGTGTTTTGTATTGGATTGCCCAATTGCTTGGATCTGTCGTCGCTTGCGTGCTCCTCAAGTTTGCCACTGGTGGATTG GAAACATCGGCATTCGCACTCTCAACAGGAGTTACCCCATGGAACGCAGTTGTTTTTGAGATAGTGATGACCTTTGGCCTTGTTTACACCGTCTACGCAACTGCAGTTGATCCTAAGAGGGGCAATTTGGGAATTATTGCCCCAATTGCTATTGGTTTCATTGTGGGTGCCAATATCTTGGCCGGTGGAGCCTTTGATGGTGCATCAATGAACCCTGCTGTGTCTTTTGGTCCAGCAGTGGTTAGCTGGACATGGAACAGCCACTGGGTCTACTGGCTCGGACCATTTGTTGGTGCTGCCACTGCTGCTTTGGTTTATGAAATTATCTTCATTGGTGACAACACTCACGAGCAGCTCCCCACCGCTGATTACTAA